The following proteins are co-located in the Carassius auratus strain Wakin chromosome 7, ASM336829v1, whole genome shotgun sequence genome:
- the LOC113106067 gene encoding arylamine N-acetyltransferase, pineal gland isozyme NAT-10-like, giving the protein MDLKEYLNRIGFSGQYDKADLDNLFTIHKLHVMNIPFENLSIHSGEKNTMDLQIIYDKIVKSNRGGWCCENNLLFSWVLKEMGYKSTMLGSKVFNSLKQEYLSMDCHLINLVEINGKQYIADVSFGVSSQIWHPLELISGKDQPQPSGVFRLINNGLQWVLEKTIRKQLVQDKTFANSSFIDKRLTKTIYSFTLTPRDADHFREMSDYLQTSPDSLFMLKSICSLQTPTGFRALIGWTYSEVTFKEDSDLVDMKEIPGCEIEALLRDKFNLVLVNKFTPKNNKADYCI; this is encoded by the coding sequence ATGGACCTGAAAGAGTACTTGAACAGGATTGGGTTTTCTGGCCAATATGACAAAGCCGACCTGGACAATTTGTTCACCATCCACAAGCTGCATGTTATGAATATTCCATTTGAGAACCTCAGCATCCATTCTGGCGAGAAGAACACTATGGATCTGCAAATCATCTATGATAAAATAGTCAAGAGCAATCGAGGAGGATGGTGTTGTGAAAACAACCTCTTGTTCTCATGGGTCCTGAAGGAGATGGGATACAAATCCACCATGCTAGGCTCCAAAGTGTTCAACTCACTGAAACAGGAGTACCTCTCCATGGACTGTCATCTCATCAATCTGGTGGAGATCAATGGGAAGCAGTACATTGCAGATGTAAGCTTTGGAGTGTCGTCCCAAATCTGGCATCCCTTAGAGTTGATCTCAGGTAAAGACCAGCCGCAGCCTTCAGGTGTATTCCGCCTCATAAATAATGGGCTGCAGTGGGTTTTGGAGAAGACCATCAGGAAACAATTGGTCCAAGATAAGACCTTTGCTAATTCCAGCTTTATTGATAAACGGCTCACCAAAACAATATACTCCTTCACATTAACACCCCGTGATGCAGATCATTTCCGAGAGATGTCAGATTACCTGCAGACTAGTCCAGACTCTCTGTTCATGCTCAAATCCATTTGCTCCCTTCAGACACCCACAGGCTTCAGAGCTCTGATTGGTTGGACATACAGCGAGGTCACATTTAAAGAGGACTCAGACTTGGTGGACATGAAAGAAATCCCAGGCTGTGAGATAGAGGCTTTACTAAGGGACAAGTTTAACCTGGTGTTAGTTAATAAATTCACACCCAAAAACAACAAAGCTGATTATTGCATCTAG